ATAAGCCGTAATGCCGGGAAGGGCGATGACAGATAAAATGGCTTCTGCTGGGAGTTCTTTAGGGATGTGATTAAGATTGTCGCCATTGCTGAGAGCGTATTCCGTTAAGCCCATGAGTCCCATCACACGGCTACCTATGGGGAATTTATCGTTTTCAGAAGCAACCACTTCACCTATACCGCTAGCGCGCATGGTATCGCCTAACTTCACTGGAGGAATATAGCTGTTTTCATCGGCACTCATCCAACCACGCATGGCAGGATCAAGGGATAGATGCGTTAATTTCACAAGAACCTCACCTACAGCGGGTTTTGGTATGTCTTCAGTAACCAGTTCAAACTGATCTGCGTTGATTTCAAGCTCAGGACGTTTAACGAGCTTAATAGCACGGTAAGACATAAAAAATTCTCCTTTTCAAATGTGCTGACAAGTGTAGTCGAAATAGACTGACTTAATGGTCAATTTCTATGGAGTGATTGTGGACATCCAATTTAGAGGTGCATCATCTTGATAATCCATTGCTCAAATTCTCTTACTGAAGTTAAGTGAGCGACTCTTTGGGGGATGAGTAAATAGTAATCCTGCCCGGGAATTTGCACAGAGTAATTTTTTTCCCCACTCTGTAACCAACCCTTTTCAAGGGAGTGCTTGGCAGTAATTCTACCCAGCAGAGCAATGCCTTGACCTGATAATGCAGCCTGAACAGTGAAGCTTTCATCATTGAAATATTGGATTTTCATGTTTAAGTGTTTTTTAAGTAGCTGCTCTTCTATGTTCAAGGGGGCTAAGTTAGGGTTTTTCCATTGAGTCGCAAAAAGCTGTATTGGTTGCTTATCGCGATTTAATGCTTGCCAGTAACCCGGTGTGGCGTAAAGAGAAAAGTATTCTGTAAACAAGGTTTTTTTAATGAGTCTGCTTTTCTCAGTATTTTTTGACCCGTCACCGTAGCGGATAACCAAATCGATTCGTCTGTCGTTTTCTATGTCTACCATTTCATCTTCACCCCGTATCTGAATATTGATATCAGGATACAATGCCTGAAATTTACCCAAGTTTGGGACGAGCCATTTACTTGCAAATGAGTTTGTCGTACTGATGGTTAAATCATTGGGGGCTTTTTGTAGGTAGTTAATTTTTGCCAGTAATCCTTGTAAAGATTGATGAGCCGCTTCCGCCAATATTTTGCCTTCTGGTGTGAGGATGACCTTTCTGGTTTGTCGCTCGAAGAGTCTTATATTCAATTTTTCTTCCAGACCACGAATTTGATGGGAAATGGCCGTTGCTGTGACATGGAGTTCAATGGCTGCATCTTTGAAACTGCCAAGTCGAGCAGAGGCCTCAAATGCTCGAATTGCGTTGAGAGAGGGTAATTTCTGAAACATGCAGCACTTC
The window above is part of the Marinomonas sp. THO17 genome. Proteins encoded here:
- a CDS encoding LysR family transcriptional regulator; its protein translation is MFQKLPSLNAIRAFEASARLGSFKDAAIELHVTATAISHQIRGLEEKLNIRLFERQTRKVILTPEGKILAEAAHQSLQGLLAKINYLQKAPNDLTISTTNSFASKWLVPNLGKFQALYPDINIQIRGEDEMVDIENDRRIDLVIRYGDGSKNTEKSRLIKKTLFTEYFSLYATPGYWQALNRDKQPIQLFATQWKNPNLAPLNIEEQLLKKHLNMKIQYFNDESFTVQAALSGQGIALLGRITAKHSLEKGWLQSGEKNYSVQIPGQDYYLLIPQRVAHLTSVREFEQWIIKMMHL